The Streptomyces sp. SS1-1 genome has a segment encoding these proteins:
- the typA gene encoding translational GTPase TypA has protein sequence MAVTATRHDIRNVAIVAHVDHGKTTIVDGMLKQAGAFAAHQLDSVDDRMMDSNDLEREKGITILAKNTAVKYHPKDGGDPITINIIDTPGHADFGGEVERGLSMVDGVVLLVDASEGPLPQTRFVLRKALHARLPIILCINKTDRPDARIDEVVNETYDLFLDLDADEEQIEFPIVYACGRDGIASLTKPADGTVPEDSTSLEPFFSTILQHIPAPTYDEEAPLQAHVTNLDADNFLGRIALLRVHQGELKKGQTVAWMKRDGSVTNVRISELMMTEALTRKPAEKAGPGDICAVAGIPDIMIGETLADPENPVPLPLITVDEPAISMVIGTNTSPLVGRGGTGKGADAKAAVKDRKVTARQVKDRLDRELIGNVSLRVLDTERPDAWEVQGRGELALAILVEQMRREGFELTIGKPQVVTKEVEGKTYEPVERMTIDVPEEHMGAVTQLMGVRKGRMDNMSNHGSGWVRLEFVVPSRGLIGFRTEFLTQTRGTGIAHSIHEGHEPWFGTLTTRNNGSLVADRSGAVTAFAMTNLQERGVLFVEPGTEVYEGMIVGENSRADDMDVNITKEKKLTNMRSSTADVAESIVPPRKLSLEQSLEFCRDDECVEVTPEAVRIRKVNLDARERARAASRAKHG, from the coding sequence ATGGCTGTGACCGCAACACGTCACGACATCCGCAACGTCGCCATCGTCGCCCACGTCGACCACGGCAAGACCACCATCGTCGACGGCATGCTGAAGCAGGCCGGTGCCTTCGCCGCCCACCAGCTCGACTCGGTCGACGACCGCATGATGGACTCGAACGACCTGGAGCGTGAGAAGGGCATCACGATCCTCGCCAAGAACACGGCGGTGAAGTACCACCCCAAGGACGGCGGGGACCCCATCACGATCAACATCATCGACACCCCCGGCCACGCCGACTTCGGTGGCGAGGTCGAGCGCGGTCTGTCGATGGTCGACGGTGTGGTGCTGCTCGTCGACGCCTCCGAGGGCCCGCTCCCGCAGACCCGCTTCGTGCTGCGCAAGGCCCTCCACGCCCGGCTGCCGATCATCCTCTGCATCAACAAGACGGACCGCCCGGACGCCCGGATCGACGAGGTCGTCAACGAGACCTACGACCTCTTCCTGGACCTGGACGCGGACGAGGAGCAGATCGAGTTCCCGATCGTCTACGCCTGCGGCCGTGACGGCATCGCCTCGCTGACCAAGCCGGCCGACGGCACCGTCCCGGAGGACTCCACCAGCCTGGAGCCGTTCTTCTCGACGATCCTCCAGCACATCCCGGCCCCGACCTACGACGAGGAAGCCCCCCTCCAGGCGCACGTCACCAACCTGGACGCCGACAACTTCCTCGGCCGTATCGCGCTGCTGCGCGTCCACCAGGGCGAGCTGAAGAAGGGGCAGACCGTCGCGTGGATGAAGCGCGACGGCTCCGTCACCAACGTGCGCATCTCCGAGCTGATGATGACCGAGGCGCTCACCCGCAAGCCGGCCGAGAAGGCGGGCCCGGGTGACATCTGCGCGGTCGCCGGCATCCCGGACATCATGATCGGCGAGACGCTGGCCGACCCCGAGAACCCGGTGCCGCTGCCGCTCATCACGGTCGACGAGCCCGCGATCTCCATGGTCATCGGCACCAACACCTCCCCGCTGGTCGGCCGCGGCGGCACCGGCAAGGGCGCCGACGCCAAGGCGGCCGTCAAGGACCGCAAGGTCACCGCCCGCCAGGTCAAGGACCGCCTGGACCGCGAGCTGATCGGCAACGTCAGCCTCCGCGTCCTGGACACCGAGCGCCCCGACGCCTGGGAGGTGCAGGGCCGCGGTGAGCTGGCGCTGGCCATCCTGGTCGAGCAGATGCGCCGCGAGGGCTTCGAGCTGACCATCGGCAAGCCGCAGGTGGTCACCAAGGAGGTCGAGGGCAAGACCTACGAGCCCGTCGAGCGCATGACGATCGACGTGCCCGAGGAGCACATGGGTGCCGTCACGCAGCTGATGGGTGTCCGCAAGGGCCGGATGGACAACATGTCCAACCACGGCTCCGGCTGGGTGCGCCTGGAGTTCGTCGTGCCCTCCCGCGGTCTCATCGGCTTCCGTACCGAGTTCCTGACGCAGACCCGCGGCACGGGCATCGCCCACTCGATCCACGAGGGCCACGAGCCCTGGTTCGGCACGCTGACGACCCGCAACAACGGCTCCCTGGTCGCCGACCGCTCCGGCGCCGTCACCGCGTTCGCGATGACGAACCTCCAGGAGCGCGGCGTGCTCTTCGTCGAGCCCGGCACCGAGGTGTACGAAGGCATGATCGTCGGCGAGAACTCCCGCGCCGACGACATGGACGTCAACATCACCAAGGAGAAGAAGCTCACCAACATGCGGTCGTCCACGGCCGACGTGGCCGAGTCGATCGTCCCGCCGCGCAAGCTGTCGCTGGAGCAGTCCCTGGAGTTCTGCCGCGACGACGAGTGCGTCGAGGTGACCCCGGAGGCCGTCCGCATCCGCAAGGTGAACCTGGACGCCCGCGAGCGCGCCCGCGCCGCGAGCCGCGCCAAGCACGGCTGA
- a CDS encoding ABC transporter permease yields the protein MTSPIELEGVEASSALDKESASPGKAEEPKKLAGRSPSQLMWARFKRDKTGVVSAFVVLFFFLIAAIAPLISMVYGKDPYTLYGQENPDLLDMFTMPAKPAGGIDGDFWFGIEPVLGRDVFMQLVYGIRTSLATALAATLIMTILGVLIGLAGGFFGGRIDYWLGRVTDFFMALPSQLFFVAAMPVITTVFVAPDEETPTYVRSAAIIIVLSFLGWMSLARIVRGATLSLRDREFIEAARISGASPWRIIRKELLPNIVTPTLVQATLTLPSTILSIAFLSFVGVGYVEPTPDWGRMFAIGARTIEQDPYYMLFPGIAMVIFVVAFNLLGDSVRDAFDPKTGR from the coding sequence ATGACGAGTCCAATCGAGCTTGAGGGTGTCGAAGCCTCCTCCGCCTTGGACAAAGAGAGCGCGTCACCGGGCAAGGCCGAGGAGCCGAAGAAGCTCGCGGGGCGCAGCCCCAGCCAGTTGATGTGGGCGCGGTTCAAGCGCGACAAGACCGGCGTGGTGTCCGCTTTCGTCGTCCTGTTCTTCTTCTTGATCGCCGCGATCGCGCCGCTGATCTCGATGGTCTACGGCAAGGACCCGTACACGCTGTACGGCCAGGAGAACCCCGACCTCCTGGACATGTTCACGATGCCCGCGAAGCCCGCCGGCGGTATCGACGGCGACTTCTGGTTCGGCATCGAGCCGGTCCTGGGCCGCGACGTGTTCATGCAGCTGGTCTACGGCATCCGGACCTCGCTGGCCACGGCCCTCGCCGCGACGCTGATCATGACCATCCTGGGTGTGCTGATCGGCCTCGCCGGCGGTTTCTTCGGCGGCCGCATCGACTACTGGCTCGGCCGGGTCACCGACTTCTTCATGGCGCTGCCCAGCCAGCTGTTCTTCGTCGCGGCGATGCCGGTCATCACCACGGTGTTCGTCGCCCCCGACGAGGAGACGCCCACCTACGTCCGGTCGGCCGCGATCATCATCGTCCTGTCCTTCCTGGGCTGGATGAGCCTGGCGCGCATCGTCCGGGGCGCCACGCTGTCGCTGCGCGACCGGGAGTTCATCGAGGCCGCCCGGATCTCCGGTGCCTCGCCCTGGCGGATCATCCGCAAGGAGCTTCTGCCCAACATCGTGACCCCCACGCTGGTGCAGGCGACCCTGACGCTGCCCAGCACCATCCTCAGCATCGCGTTCCTGTCCTTCGTGGGCGTCGGGTACGTCGAACCCACCCCTGACTGGGGCCGGATGTTCGCCATCGGTGCACGCACCATCGAGCAGGACCCGTACTACATGCTCTTCCCCGGCATCGCCATGGTGATCTTCGTCGTGGCGTTCAACCTCCTGGGCGACTCCGTACGGGACGCCTTCGACCCCAAGACGGGACGCTGA
- a CDS encoding ABC transporter substrate-binding protein — MSIFRNRAASAAIVAVAAGALTLTACGGGGGSSSKDNSKTKDDAKAQSKPVVIGDAKASTGPAPEVPGAKPGGVATVYQEGDFSHLDPGQIYVSDGKLLSRLIYRGLTQYDEDDQGNLTVVGDLATDAGKVSDGGKTWTYTLKDDLKDENGNPINSADIRHTIERLYASYITDGPTYLQQALSGAGTTYRKAYAGPDKGKHLPKTVLDTPDDKTIVFHFKEAQVDLPQMLTMPGYSVVPEETDTKEKYDNDPVALGPYKISEFKPGKSMKLVKNDKWDPKSDSVRHQYVDGFDISMNHDDEDQTKTLLADQGEAKNAMMFTGQVATTQLQQVVGNKAAMKRTIQGYAPYVWQLNFNLDRVKDKKLRDAITLALPSASVFKADGGAYGGEVANSLMSPTTPGYDEAFDPFNRKGKPNGDIEAAKKLIKEGGFEGKKLVYAYGNTPVRQQQAVLIADALGKIGLDIQKKEIDSSTWYEQVGKVKNGYDLYMTGWGQDWPSASTVFPPLYDGKQIQDGASNYSHINDPKVNSEIERIAKITDTTEATKAWAELNEYISKEVNPAAPIYYTKVFQIFGSNIGGIRYSSDSSYVDVTRVFLKK, encoded by the coding sequence ATGAGCATCTTCCGTAACCGCGCCGCTTCGGCCGCCATAGTCGCGGTCGCCGCGGGCGCCCTGACCCTCACCGCCTGCGGCGGGGGCGGCGGTAGCTCCAGCAAGGACAACAGCAAGACCAAGGACGATGCCAAGGCGCAGTCCAAGCCCGTGGTGATCGGTGACGCGAAGGCGTCGACCGGTCCGGCTCCCGAGGTCCCGGGCGCCAAGCCCGGCGGCGTCGCGACCGTGTACCAGGAGGGCGACTTCTCCCACCTGGACCCGGGCCAGATCTACGTCTCCGACGGCAAGCTGCTCAGCCGCCTGATCTACCGCGGCCTGACCCAGTACGACGAGGACGACCAGGGCAACCTGACCGTCGTGGGCGACCTCGCCACCGACGCGGGCAAGGTCTCGGACGGCGGCAAGACCTGGACCTACACGCTCAAGGACGACCTCAAGGACGAGAACGGCAACCCGATCAACTCGGCGGACATCCGCCACACGATCGAGCGCCTGTACGCGTCCTACATCACGGACGGTCCGACCTACCTGCAGCAGGCGCTCTCGGGTGCCGGCACCACCTACCGCAAGGCGTACGCGGGTCCGGACAAGGGCAAGCACCTGCCCAAGACCGTCCTGGACACCCCGGACGACAAGACCATCGTCTTCCACTTCAAGGAAGCGCAGGTCGACCTCCCGCAGATGCTGACCATGCCCGGTTACAGCGTCGTGCCCGAGGAGACGGACACCAAGGAGAAGTACGACAACGACCCGGTCGCCCTGGGCCCGTACAAGATCTCCGAGTTCAAGCCCGGCAAGTCCATGAAGCTGGTCAAGAACGACAAGTGGGACCCCAAGTCCGACTCGGTCCGTCACCAGTACGTCGACGGCTTCGACATCAGCATGAACCACGATGACGAGGACCAGACCAAGACGCTCCTGGCCGACCAGGGCGAGGCCAAGAACGCCATGATGTTCACCGGCCAGGTCGCCACCACGCAGCTGCAGCAGGTCGTGGGCAACAAGGCCGCGATGAAGCGCACCATCCAGGGCTACGCGCCGTACGTGTGGCAGCTCAACTTCAACCTTGACCGCGTCAAGGACAAGAAGCTGCGCGACGCCATCACCCTCGCGCTGCCCTCCGCCTCGGTCTTCAAGGCCGACGGTGGCGCCTACGGCGGCGAGGTCGCCAACTCCCTGATGTCGCCCACCACCCCGGGCTACGACGAGGCGTTCGACCCGTTCAACCGCAAGGGCAAGCCGAACGGTGACATCGAGGCCGCCAAGAAGCTCATCAAGGAGGGCGGCTTCGAGGGCAAGAAGCTCGTCTACGCCTACGGCAACACCCCGGTCCGCCAGCAGCAGGCCGTGCTGATCGCCGACGCCCTGGGCAAGATCGGTCTCGACATCCAGAAGAAGGAGATCGACTCCTCCACCTGGTACGAGCAGGTCGGCAAGGTCAAGAACGGCTACGACCTGTACATGACCGGTTGGGGTCAGGACTGGCCGTCGGCGTCCACCGTCTTCCCGCCGCTGTACGACGGCAAGCAGATCCAGGACGGTGCGTCGAACTACTCGCACATCAACGACCCGAAGGTCAACTCGGAGATCGAGCGGATCGCGAAGATCACCGACACGACCGAGGCCACCAAGGCCTGGGCCGAGCTGAACGAGTACATCTCCAAGGAAGTCAACCCGGCCGCGCCGATCTACTACACCAAGGTCTTCCAGATCTTCGGTTCGAACATCGGCGGCATCCGCTACAGCTCGGACTCGAGCTACGTGGACGTCACCCGCGTCTTCCTGAAGAAGTAA
- a CDS encoding ABC transporter permease, whose translation MLQFLIRRTFGAALILLLISAFTFFMFFAIPQDPATLACGKNCTPDALAIIHKNLGLDKPVTVQYWTFLVGIFAGRDFAVGHCAAPCFGVSFANNQNVWDTIVDRFPLTLSLTVGSLLVFLILGLGAGLLAAKNRGTWIDKVFSSGSLVVSSLQIYFLGPLVLLALVYTTGWLDKPKYVPFSEDIGGWFMGLLIPWVVMATIFTANYTRMSRSSMIEQLQEEHVRAARAKGMSANYTFFRYAWRGSLIPIVTILGIDLSSLLSGGMVTELTFGLAGLGRLALNSVINKDLPMLMGVMLVSAALIIVFNLIVDALYAVIDPRVRLS comes from the coding sequence ATGCTTCAATTCCTCATCCGCCGGACATTCGGCGCGGCGCTGATTCTGCTGTTGATCAGTGCGTTCACGTTCTTCATGTTCTTCGCCATCCCGCAGGACCCGGCCACTCTGGCCTGTGGAAAGAACTGCACTCCGGACGCGCTGGCGATCATTCACAAGAACCTCGGCCTCGACAAGCCGGTCACCGTCCAGTACTGGACGTTCCTCGTCGGCATCTTCGCCGGCCGTGACTTCGCCGTCGGCCACTGTGCCGCCCCCTGCTTCGGCGTCTCCTTCGCCAACAACCAGAACGTCTGGGACACGATCGTCGACCGCTTCCCGCTGACGCTCTCCCTGACTGTCGGAAGCCTCCTGGTCTTCCTGATCCTCGGCCTCGGCGCCGGTCTGCTCGCCGCCAAGAACCGCGGCACCTGGATCGACAAGGTGTTCAGCTCCGGCTCGCTGGTCGTGAGCTCCCTTCAGATCTACTTCCTCGGCCCGCTGGTCCTGCTCGCGCTCGTCTACACCACCGGCTGGCTCGACAAGCCGAAGTACGTGCCCTTCTCCGAGGACATCGGCGGCTGGTTCATGGGCCTGCTGATCCCCTGGGTCGTGATGGCGACCATCTTCACCGCCAACTACACCCGTATGAGCCGCTCCTCGATGATCGAGCAGCTCCAGGAGGAACACGTCAGAGCCGCGCGTGCCAAGGGCATGTCGGCCAACTACACGTTCTTCCGGTACGCGTGGCGCGGCTCCCTCATCCCGATCGTCACCATCCTCGGCATCGACCTGTCCTCGCTGCTCTCGGGCGGCATGGTGACCGAGCTGACCTTCGGCCTCGCGGGCCTCGGCCGGCTGGCGCTGAACTCCGTCATCAACAAGGACCTGCCGATGCTGATGGGCGTCATGCTGGTCAGCGCCGCGCTCATCATCGTCTTCAACCTGATCGTGGACGCCCTGTACGCCGTCATCGACCCGCGCGTGCGCCTGTCCTAG
- a CDS encoding ABC transporter ATP-binding protein: MTTQTKPEEAAAPASGDAFLSVRDLKVHFSTEDGIVKAVDGLSFDLERGKTLGIVGESGSGKSVTNLAVLGLHNRKTTTIDGSITLDGQELTDASEKQLETLRGKKMAMIFQDALTALSPYYTVGRQIGEPFMKHTGASKRDARVRAIDLLEKVGIPHPQQRVDDYPHQFSGGMRQRAMIAMALACDPDLLIADEPTTALDVTVQAQILDLLKDLQQEFGSAIIMITHDLGVVANMADDILVMYAGRAVERGTVREVLKTPQHPYTWGLLGSMPRLSGSVDEPLMPIPGSPPSLLNPPSGCPFHPRCAHTDKVQGGLCSGERPTLAPGRAAACHLTGEQRQQVFIDTIQPRLG; this comes from the coding sequence GTGACCACTCAGACCAAGCCCGAAGAGGCCGCTGCTCCCGCCTCGGGGGACGCCTTTCTCTCGGTGCGCGACCTCAAGGTCCACTTCTCCACCGAGGACGGCATCGTCAAGGCGGTGGACGGGCTCTCCTTCGACCTGGAGCGCGGCAAGACCCTCGGGATCGTGGGCGAGTCGGGTTCCGGCAAGTCCGTGACCAACCTCGCCGTCCTCGGCCTGCACAACCGCAAGACGACGACGATCGACGGCTCGATCACGCTGGACGGCCAGGAACTGACCGACGCCAGCGAGAAGCAGCTGGAGACGCTGCGCGGCAAGAAGATGGCGATGATCTTCCAGGACGCGCTGACCGCCCTGTCGCCCTACTACACGGTGGGCCGGCAGATCGGTGAGCCGTTCATGAAGCACACCGGCGCCTCCAAGCGGGACGCCCGCGTCCGCGCCATCGACCTGCTCGAGAAGGTCGGCATCCCGCACCCGCAGCAGCGCGTGGACGACTACCCGCACCAGTTCTCCGGCGGTATGCGCCAGCGCGCGATGATCGCCATGGCGCTGGCCTGCGACCCGGACCTGCTGATCGCCGACGAGCCGACCACCGCGCTCGACGTGACCGTGCAGGCCCAGATCCTCGACCTGCTGAAGGACCTGCAGCAGGAGTTCGGCTCCGCGATCATCATGATCACCCACGACCTCGGCGTGGTCGCCAACATGGCGGACGACATCCTCGTGATGTACGCCGGCCGGGCCGTGGAGCGCGGCACGGTGCGTGAGGTGCTGAAGACGCCTCAGCACCCGTACACCTGGGGTCTGCTCGGCTCGATGCCGAGGCTGTCCGGGAGCGTCGACGAGCCGCTGATGCCGATCCCCGGCTCGCCGCCGTCCCTGCTGAACCCGCCGTCGGGCTGCCCGTTCCACCCGCGGTGCGCGCACACCGACAAGGTGCAGGGCGGACTGTGCTCGGGGGAGCGTCCGACGCTCGCCCCGGGGCGCGCCGCCGCCTGCCACCTGACGGGGGAGCAGCGGCAGCAGGTCTTCATCGACACGATTCAGCCCCGGCTGGGCTGA
- a CDS encoding ABC transporter ATP-binding protein, giving the protein MSDNENTSTAVVDAVPQQRGSDEAPLMKVSGLTKHFPIKGGFPIRRTVGHVKAVDGLDFEVYPGESLGLVGESGCGKSTTGRLLTRLYEPTAGTIEYKGQDISRADRRKLAPVRSEIQMIFQDPYASLNPRQTVGTIISGPMEINGINPPGGREKRVRELLEIVGLNPEHYNRFPHEFSGGQRQRIGVARAIALQPKLIIADEPVSALDVSIQAQVVNLLQEVQREMGIAFVFIAHDLAIVRHFSERVAVMYLGKIVEIADRDSIYNGPRHPYTHALLSAVPDADIDATKRERIRLAGDVPSPIEPPSGCRFRTRCWKATEKCATEEPPLLRIEGSKPGHLTACHYPEDPTIADRGEDVVMDAGLKALEGVSDTDGPVSKS; this is encoded by the coding sequence ATGAGCGACAACGAAAACACGAGCACGGCGGTCGTCGACGCCGTCCCGCAGCAGCGGGGCAGCGACGAGGCGCCGCTGATGAAGGTCAGCGGACTGACCAAGCACTTCCCGATCAAGGGCGGCTTCCCGATCCGGCGGACCGTCGGCCACGTCAAGGCCGTCGACGGCCTGGACTTCGAGGTCTACCCGGGCGAGAGCCTGGGCCTCGTCGGTGAGTCCGGCTGCGGCAAGTCGACCACCGGCCGGCTGCTGACCCGGCTCTACGAGCCGACCGCGGGCACCATCGAGTACAAGGGCCAGGACATCAGCCGGGCCGACCGCCGCAAGCTGGCGCCGGTCCGGTCCGAGATCCAGATGATCTTCCAGGACCCGTACGCGTCGCTGAACCCGCGGCAGACGGTCGGCACGATCATCTCCGGCCCGATGGAGATCAACGGGATCAACCCTCCCGGCGGCCGTGAGAAGCGCGTCCGTGAGCTCCTGGAGATCGTCGGTCTCAACCCGGAGCACTACAACCGCTTCCCGCACGAGTTCTCCGGCGGTCAGCGCCAGCGCATCGGCGTCGCGCGCGCCATCGCCCTCCAGCCGAAGCTGATCATCGCCGACGAGCCGGTCTCGGCCCTCGACGTGTCGATCCAGGCCCAGGTGGTCAACCTGCTGCAGGAAGTGCAGCGGGAGATGGGCATCGCGTTCGTCTTCATCGCCCACGACCTGGCGATCGTCCGGCACTTCTCGGAGCGCGTCGCGGTCATGTACCTCGGCAAGATCGTCGAGATCGCCGACCGTGACTCGATCTACAACGGCCCGCGGCACCCGTACACGCACGCGCTGCTGTCGGCCGTCCCGGACGCGGACATCGACGCCACGAAGCGGGAGCGCATCCGCCTCGCCGGTGACGTGCCCTCGCCGATCGAGCCGCCGTCCGGCTGCCGGTTCCGCACCCGGTGCTGGAAGGCGACGGAGAAGTGCGCCACGGAGGAGCCGCCGCTGCTGCGCATCGAGGGCAGCAAGCCCGGTCACCTGACCGCGTGCCACTACCCGGAGGACCCCACCATCGCGGACCGGGGCGAGGACGTCGTCATGGACGCCGGCCTGAAGGCCCTGGAGGGCGTCTCCGACACCGACGGGCCGGTCTCCAAGAGCTGA
- a CDS encoding ABC transporter ATP-binding protein, giving the protein MSLLSARDLHVTFPGRHGGPPARAVDGVELDIGAGEIVALVGESGCGKTTLARALLGLVRPTRGRVVFDGEEVRPDARALKAYRRRVQLVLQDPTGSLNPRHTVYEAVAEGLRIHGHTGDEREAVAEALSRAGLRPPERFFLRYPHELSGGQRQRVVIAGALVLAPELLVADEPVASLDASVRGEILALLLRLRAELGLSALVVTHDLGLAWNIADRVAVMYLGRIVETGDVEQVLTAPRHPYTRALLSVLPEAPGTPVILSGEPPDPSRVPGGCRFHARCPVLASGEAERAGVADACRTEDPEILDGGAHAQAACHWARAATPT; this is encoded by the coding sequence ATGAGCCTGCTGAGCGCGCGGGACCTGCACGTCACCTTCCCCGGCCGGCACGGCGGCCCGCCCGCCCGCGCGGTGGACGGCGTCGAACTGGACATCGGGGCCGGGGAGATCGTCGCGCTGGTCGGCGAGTCCGGCTGCGGCAAGACGACCCTGGCCCGCGCCCTGCTCGGGCTCGTCCGGCCGACGCGGGGGCGGGTCGTCTTCGACGGGGAGGAGGTACGGCCCGACGCGCGCGCCCTGAAGGCGTACCGGCGCCGCGTGCAGTTGGTCCTCCAGGACCCGACGGGCTCCCTGAACCCCCGGCACACCGTGTACGAGGCCGTGGCGGAGGGCCTGCGCATCCACGGGCACACCGGCGACGAGCGCGAGGCGGTGGCCGAGGCGCTGTCCCGGGCCGGACTGCGGCCGCCCGAGCGGTTCTTCCTGCGCTACCCGCACGAGCTGTCCGGCGGACAGCGCCAGCGCGTGGTGATCGCCGGGGCGCTGGTCCTCGCGCCCGAACTCCTCGTCGCCGACGAGCCGGTGGCCTCCCTGGACGCCTCGGTCCGCGGCGAGATCCTGGCGCTGCTGCTGCGGCTGCGCGCCGAACTCGGGCTGTCCGCGCTGGTGGTGACGCACGACCTGGGGCTGGCGTGGAACATCGCGGACCGGGTGGCGGTGATGTACCTGGGCCGGATCGTGGAGACCGGGGACGTCGAGCAGGTCCTGACGGCACCCCGGCACCCGTACACGCGGGCCCTGCTGTCGGTCCTGCCCGAGGCGCCGGGCACGCCCGTGATCCTCAGCGGCGAACCGCCGGACCCGTCACGGGTACCGGGCGGCTGCCGCTTCCACGCCCGCTGCCCGGTCCTGGCGAGCGGCGAGGCGGAGCGGGCCGGGGTGGCGGACGCCTGCCGCACCGAGGACCCGGAGATCCTCGACGGCGGCGCGCACGCCCAGGCGGCCTGCCACTGGGCGCGGGCGGCCACGCCCACCTGA
- a CDS encoding ABC transporter ATP-binding protein, which yields MTLLEVRNLEVTYPGGAAAVRGVDLSLEAGQKLGIAGESGCGKSTLALALLRLLPPGTRVGGEVLLDGEDVLTMRWGRVRAVRWAGASIVFQGAMHSLNAVHRVGDQIAEPILLHRRATPAAARRRTGELLEQVGLPAARASAYPHELSGGQRQRVMIAMALACDPRLVVADEPTTALDVMIQAQILRLIERLVAEQELGLVAISHDLAVLAETCDRMAVMYAGRVVEEGPARTVYEHADHPYARALSEAFPRIGDPASRFAPRGLPGDPPDPSALPSGCAFHPRCPVALDSCAADDPALRVSGAGRRAACVHVGAAQDARSGT from the coding sequence GTGACCTACCCGGGCGGCGCGGCCGCCGTACGGGGGGTCGACCTGAGTCTGGAGGCCGGGCAGAAGCTCGGCATCGCCGGGGAGTCGGGGTGCGGCAAGTCCACGCTCGCGCTCGCCCTGCTGCGGCTGCTGCCGCCCGGCACCCGGGTCGGCGGCGAGGTCCTGCTGGACGGCGAGGACGTCCTCACCATGCGGTGGGGCCGGGTGCGGGCGGTGCGCTGGGCCGGGGCGTCCATCGTCTTCCAGGGCGCCATGCACTCCCTGAACGCCGTGCACCGCGTCGGCGACCAGATCGCCGAGCCGATCCTGCTGCACCGCCGGGCCACCCCGGCCGCCGCCCGCCGGCGCACCGGGGAACTCCTGGAGCAGGTGGGGCTCCCGGCGGCGCGCGCGTCGGCGTATCCGCACGAACTGTCCGGCGGGCAGCGTCAGCGCGTCATGATCGCCATGGCGCTGGCCTGCGACCCGCGCCTGGTCGTCGCCGACGAACCGACGACCGCGCTGGACGTGATGATCCAGGCGCAGATCCTGCGCCTCATCGAACGGCTCGTCGCCGAGCAGGAGCTCGGGCTCGTCGCGATCAGCCACGACCTCGCCGTCCTCGCCGAGACCTGCGACCGGATGGCGGTGATGTACGCGGGCCGGGTGGTCGAGGAGGGACCGGCGCGCACGGTGTACGAGCACGCCGATCACCCCTACGCGCGGGCGCTGTCGGAGGCGTTCCCGAGGATCGGCGACCCCGCCTCCCGGTTCGCCCCGCGCGGCCTGCCGGGCGACCCGCCCGACCCGTCGGCGCTGCCCTCCGGGTGCGCCTTCCACCCCCGCTGCCCGGTCGCGCTGGACTCCTGCGCGGCGGACGACCCGGCGCTGCGCGTGTCGGGCGCTGGACGGCGGGCGGCGTGTGTGCACGTGGGCGCGGCCCAGGACGCGAGGAGCGGAACATGA